The following coding sequences are from one Nitrospira sp. CR1.1 window:
- the ilvB gene encoding biosynthetic-type acetolactate synthase large subunit, translating to MKLTGSEILIECLKAEGVKTIFALPGGVVLKIFDMLHQQKDIEVVLTRHEQGAGHMAEGYAKATGKAGVCLVTSGPGMTNVITALADAYMDSVPLVCISGQVSTSLIGNDAFQEADNIGLSRPCTKYNFLVKDVNDLATTIKEAFYIATTGRPGPVLVDIPKDVSMAKADFTYPSSVSIRGYNPTYEGNKWQIKQAAEAIMKAKKPILYVGGGVVFSQASKELLELAEMTQIPVDMTLMGLGAFPGEHPQSMGMLGMHGTYCANMAVHYSDLVIAVGARFDDRVTGKVAEFCPFAKVIHIDIDPTSIRKNIHVDIPIVGDCKAVLRELNQILRATVNGNQKDLRKPWWDQIREWQQAHPLAYQQEADGAIKPQHVVKRLYELTKDRDPIVATDVGQHQMWTAQYFKLARPNRWLTSGGLGTMGFGFPAAMGAQAAFRDRLVLCVAGDGSIQMNMQEMATAVVSKLPVKIIILNNRFHGMVRQWQDLFYEGRYASSYLDTTPDFVKLAEAYGAVGLRAGKVGDLDAVLKEAISTDRPVVVDVPTYPYENCYPMIPAGGCNHEMILEDPPELKQRMAGVPSTGSDENKDTILTA from the coding sequence ATGAAGCTCACAGGGTCCGAAATCCTGATCGAATGCTTAAAAGCTGAAGGCGTGAAAACGATCTTCGCCTTGCCGGGCGGCGTGGTGTTGAAGATTTTCGACATGCTGCACCAGCAGAAAGATATTGAAGTCGTATTGACCCGCCACGAACAGGGTGCCGGGCATATGGCCGAAGGGTATGCCAAGGCCACCGGAAAGGCCGGCGTCTGTTTAGTGACCTCGGGTCCCGGTATGACCAATGTGATTACCGCATTGGCCGATGCCTATATGGATTCAGTCCCGCTGGTGTGTATCAGCGGACAAGTGTCCACGAGTTTGATCGGGAACGATGCATTTCAGGAAGCGGACAACATCGGCCTGAGTCGCCCCTGCACCAAGTACAACTTCCTGGTGAAGGATGTGAACGATCTGGCGACCACCATTAAGGAAGCGTTCTACATTGCGACAACCGGGCGCCCTGGACCGGTGCTGGTGGATATTCCCAAAGATGTGTCCATGGCCAAGGCCGACTTCACCTATCCGAGCTCTGTCTCCATTCGCGGATACAATCCGACTTACGAAGGCAATAAATGGCAGATCAAGCAGGCCGCTGAAGCGATCATGAAGGCGAAGAAGCCGATTCTGTATGTCGGCGGCGGCGTCGTATTCTCGCAGGCGTCGAAAGAGTTGCTCGAATTGGCGGAGATGACTCAGATCCCCGTCGATATGACGTTGATGGGGCTCGGCGCGTTTCCCGGCGAGCATCCGCAGTCGATGGGGATGTTGGGCATGCACGGGACCTACTGCGCCAACATGGCGGTCCATTATTCCGATCTGGTGATTGCCGTGGGCGCGCGTTTTGATGACCGGGTGACGGGAAAGGTAGCGGAGTTTTGTCCCTTCGCCAAGGTGATTCATATCGATATCGATCCAACCTCGATCCGGAAGAACATCCATGTCGATATCCCGATCGTGGGTGATTGCAAGGCGGTGCTGCGCGAGTTGAATCAAATTCTCCGAGCCACGGTCAACGGCAATCAGAAGGATCTTCGCAAACCCTGGTGGGACCAAATCCGTGAATGGCAGCAGGCGCATCCGCTGGCCTATCAACAAGAGGCGGACGGGGCGATTAAGCCGCAGCACGTGGTCAAACGGTTGTATGAATTGACGAAGGATCGTGATCCGATCGTGGCGACGGATGTGGGACAACATCAGATGTGGACGGCGCAGTATTTTAAACTCGCCCGACCGAATCGCTGGCTGACCTCGGGCGGATTGGGTACGATGGGATTTGGCTTTCCTGCCGCCATGGGGGCGCAGGCTGCTTTTAGAGATCGATTAGTACTCTGCGTGGCCGGAGACGGCAGTATTCAGATGAACATGCAGGAAATGGCCACTGCCGTCGTGTCCAAGCTGCCGGTGAAAATCATCATCTTGAACAATCGTTTCCACGGCATGGTTCGCCAGTGGCAGGATCTCTTTTATGAAGGGCGCTACGCCTCCAGCTATCTGGACACGACGCCGGATTTTGTGAAATTGGCGGAAGCCTATGGCGCGGTCGGATTGCGCGCCGGCAAGGTGGGGGACCTCGATGCGGTGTTGAAGGAGGCCATCTCGACCGACAGGCCGGTGGTCGTTGACGTGCCCACCTATCCCTATGAGAATTGTTATCCGATGATCCCGGCGGGTGGTTGCAATCACGAGATGATTCTCGAAGATCCGCCTGAATTGAAACAACGCATGGCCGGCGTGCCCAGTACCGGATCGGACGAAAACAAGGATACGATTTTAACCGCGTAA
- the rpoD gene encoding RNA polymerase sigma factor RpoD, with protein MPKQELLGEVKKLINLGKEKGFLTYDDLNSTLPADVVSSDQFSTIMTMFGEMDIEIVESAETERTPKAAEGEEAIEESEESDSSEENEKEIDLTPGALSRTDDPVRLYLKEMGSVALLSREGEIEIAKRIEEGKKDIATVVYGLPMTLEFVLNLRDQLKNGKIDVREIVPVVETEEDFEEEAVEKDYEELRVKTLDSLNVVRKVSASLKDLYDKARHVGADPEKQKKLRKQIDTVRGQVVDKMESVNLHGVLKDRMTQRVRDLNLLFRQSEREVTSCQRRLGVGGEAGAELLRKLCRTHKDLLAVKRRTGLSEEVLQDIKKHYQAAKGRIRQLEEEEALISADEIKDAVKHLDVAEEKVKRGKAELVEANLRLVVSIAKKYTNRGLQFLDLIQEGNIGLMKAVDKFEYKRGYKFSTYATWWIRQAITRAIADQARTIRIPVHMIETINKLIRTSRHLVQKLGREPTPEEIAERMDLPLDKVRKILKIAREPISLETPIGEEEDSHLGDFIEDKKAVSPLEAAIRYDLQRQINGALETLTPREEKVLRKRFGIGEATDHTLEEVGQDFEVTRERIRQIEAKALRKLRHPSRSKKLRSFVESL; from the coding sequence ATGCCGAAACAAGAATTACTCGGCGAGGTGAAGAAGCTCATCAATCTCGGCAAAGAGAAGGGCTTTCTCACGTACGACGATCTCAACAGCACCTTGCCGGCGGATGTCGTCTCGTCGGACCAGTTCAGCACGATCATGACCATGTTCGGCGAAATGGACATCGAGATTGTGGAGTCCGCGGAGACGGAGCGCACTCCGAAGGCCGCCGAAGGGGAAGAGGCGATCGAGGAAAGCGAAGAGTCCGACTCCTCGGAAGAGAACGAAAAAGAGATCGATCTCACGCCGGGTGCGCTCAGCCGCACCGACGATCCTGTCCGGCTCTACCTGAAAGAAATGGGCAGCGTCGCTCTCCTGAGCCGTGAGGGCGAAATCGAGATCGCCAAGCGGATCGAAGAGGGAAAGAAAGATATCGCCACGGTCGTGTACGGATTGCCGATGACCCTGGAGTTCGTGCTGAATCTCCGCGATCAGCTGAAAAACGGCAAGATCGATGTGCGCGAGATCGTGCCGGTCGTGGAGACGGAAGAGGATTTCGAGGAAGAGGCCGTCGAAAAAGATTACGAAGAGCTGCGGGTGAAAACGCTGGACTCTTTGAATGTCGTTCGAAAAGTATCCGCCTCGCTCAAAGATCTCTACGACAAGGCTCGTCATGTCGGCGCCGATCCCGAGAAACAAAAGAAACTGCGCAAGCAGATCGATACGGTGCGCGGCCAGGTCGTCGACAAGATGGAGTCGGTGAATCTGCACGGCGTGCTGAAAGACCGGATGACCCAGCGGGTGCGCGACCTCAACCTGCTGTTCCGCCAGTCGGAGCGGGAGGTCACGAGCTGCCAGCGGCGTCTTGGGGTCGGTGGCGAGGCCGGCGCAGAATTGCTGCGGAAGTTGTGCCGAACCCACAAAGATCTTCTGGCGGTGAAGCGCAGGACCGGGCTGTCCGAAGAAGTGCTGCAAGACATCAAAAAACATTATCAAGCCGCCAAGGGCCGTATTCGTCAGCTTGAAGAAGAAGAAGCACTGATTTCGGCGGATGAGATCAAGGATGCGGTGAAGCATCTTGATGTGGCGGAGGAAAAGGTCAAGCGCGGGAAGGCGGAATTGGTCGAGGCCAACCTGCGTCTGGTGGTGAGCATCGCGAAAAAGTACACGAACCGCGGGCTACAGTTCCTGGATTTGATTCAAGAGGGCAATATCGGCCTCATGAAGGCGGTCGATAAGTTCGAGTATAAGCGCGGATATAAGTTCAGTACCTATGCGACCTGGTGGATTCGGCAAGCCATTACCCGTGCGATCGCCGACCAGGCGCGAACCATCCGTATTCCGGTTCACATGATCGAAACGATCAATAAACTGATCAGGACCTCGCGCCATCTGGTGCAGAAACTCGGTCGCGAACCGACGCCGGAAGAAATCGCCGAACGCATGGATTTGCCGCTGGACAAGGTGCGAAAGATCCTGAAGATCGCGCGCGAGCCGATTTCCCTCGAAACCCCGATCGGCGAGGAGGAAGACAGTCATTTGGGAGACTTCATCGAAGACAAGAAGGCGGTCTCGCCGTTGGAAGCAGCCATTCGTTATGACTTGCAGCGACAGATCAACGGCGCACTCGAAACGCTCACGCCTCGGGAAGAAAAGGTGTTGCGGAAGCGCTTCGGCATCGGCGAGGCCACCGATCACACCCTGGAAGAAGTGGGGCAGGATTTTGAGGTCACCCGCGAGCGCATTCGGCAAATCGAGGCGAAGGCGTTGCGGAAGCTCCGGCATCCGAGCCGCAGTAAGAAGCTGCGTAGTTTCGTGGAGAGTCTCTAG
- a CDS encoding DNA primase: MRALARTAVGQGLISDDVINQIRDRVDIAEIVGQHVALTRAGQNLKGLCPFHQEKSPSFTVSSSRQIFHCFGCGAGGNVYTFLMKLTGAAFPEIVRDLGRKVGVDVPEATGGYSNEARTQLGRLERLNAAAGAWYQRMLMEGPVGAQARAYLEGRGIQQHTTMQFNIGYAPPEWDGLTKAMLKEGFSPVDLIAAGLSIPRDQSGSQKTAVSGHYDRFRSRIMFPITDLRKRVVAFGGRVLGDGMPKYLNSPETPLFKKGQTLFALDAAREAASQQQTLIIVEGYFDAVALHQAGIRHVAATLGTALTPEHITVIRRFASNIVLLFDPDQAGVRAALRSLDLFVNSGLSVKVVSLPEGDDPDTYVRQHGAEGFAALHRTAPSLLDFAIEHSLRTAESGSVEDRIRAVDAVLRILQKSAHPIEREERIRLVAERLGLSQQRLIDRYPTLVSEDQRRPDRALKDPSVSVPAKAKTNPEERDLAHLLVQGSLSAADLGKLSPEAFSTPAYRKLIECAMQHLAEDGRLSVRSLLDALITDEVCGSLVSELSMQEQHYDDVPAHIAGCLETLERRGRERTMGALIQELKVAERERRDDEVHRLNGLINDMRMRKAGVMPVALTSAVKE, translated from the coding sequence CTGCGGGCACTAGCGAGGACCGCCGTGGGCCAAGGCCTGATTTCGGACGACGTCATCAACCAAATCAGAGACCGAGTGGACATCGCGGAAATCGTGGGCCAACATGTGGCGTTGACTCGAGCCGGGCAGAATCTCAAGGGCCTGTGCCCCTTTCACCAAGAGAAGTCTCCCTCCTTCACCGTCAGCTCGTCGCGGCAGATTTTTCACTGTTTTGGCTGCGGGGCCGGCGGCAATGTGTACACGTTCCTCATGAAATTAACCGGGGCCGCCTTTCCCGAAATTGTTCGGGATCTGGGGCGCAAGGTGGGGGTGGATGTTCCTGAAGCGACCGGCGGATATTCCAACGAGGCGCGCACGCAACTTGGCCGATTGGAACGCCTCAACGCGGCGGCGGGAGCCTGGTACCAGCGTATGTTGATGGAAGGGCCGGTGGGAGCCCAGGCGCGTGCCTATCTCGAGGGTCGTGGCATCCAGCAACATACGACCATGCAATTCAACATCGGCTATGCCCCGCCTGAGTGGGATGGGCTGACCAAAGCGATGCTCAAAGAAGGGTTTTCGCCGGTGGACCTCATTGCAGCCGGCCTCTCCATTCCACGCGATCAAAGCGGCTCACAGAAAACGGCAGTCTCGGGTCATTACGATCGGTTTCGTTCCCGAATCATGTTTCCAATCACGGATTTGCGGAAGCGGGTCGTGGCATTCGGCGGACGGGTCCTCGGGGACGGAATGCCCAAGTATTTGAACTCGCCTGAGACGCCGTTGTTTAAGAAGGGGCAGACGCTATTCGCGTTGGATGCGGCTCGCGAAGCGGCCAGCCAGCAGCAAACCTTGATCATCGTCGAAGGGTATTTCGATGCCGTTGCGCTGCACCAGGCCGGCATTCGCCATGTGGCGGCGACCTTGGGAACGGCCTTAACCCCCGAGCATATTACTGTCATCCGCCGGTTCGCCTCGAACATCGTGTTGCTTTTCGATCCGGATCAGGCTGGGGTTCGAGCAGCCTTGCGGTCGCTGGATCTGTTCGTCAATAGCGGTTTGAGCGTCAAGGTCGTCTCGCTTCCTGAGGGTGACGATCCGGATACCTATGTCCGGCAACATGGCGCTGAGGGATTTGCGGCGTTGCATCGCACGGCTCCAAGCCTGTTGGATTTTGCGATAGAGCACAGCCTCCGCACGGCGGAGTCGGGGAGCGTCGAGGATCGGATTCGAGCCGTGGACGCGGTATTGCGCATTCTGCAGAAAAGTGCGCATCCGATCGAGCGAGAAGAGCGGATCAGGCTCGTTGCGGAACGGTTGGGACTCAGTCAGCAGCGTTTGATCGATCGGTACCCGACGCTCGTCTCGGAAGATCAGCGTCGCCCGGACCGAGCACTCAAGGATCCATCCGTATCGGTGCCAGCTAAAGCGAAGACCAATCCGGAAGAGCGTGACCTGGCGCATTTGCTCGTGCAGGGAAGTTTGTCTGCCGCGGATCTCGGGAAACTGTCTCCGGAGGCGTTCTCGACGCCGGCCTACAGGAAGCTGATCGAATGTGCCATGCAGCATCTGGCAGAGGATGGCAGGCTGTCCGTCCGGAGCCTGTTGGACGCGTTGATCACCGATGAGGTCTGCGGGTCGTTGGTCTCGGAACTGTCGATGCAGGAGCAGCATTATGACGACGTGCCGGCTCATATTGCCGGGTGCTTGGAGACACTGGAACGGCGGGGACGCGAGCGGACCATGGGGGCATTGATTCAAGAATTGAAGGTCGCAGAACGCGAGCGGCGGGACGATGAAGTGCATCGTCTGAACGGATTGATTAACGATATGCGGATGAGGAAAGCCGGTGTGATGCCGGTTGCGCTGACGTCTGCGGTGAAGGAGTAG
- the hisF gene encoding imidazole glycerol phosphate synthase subunit HisF yields the protein MLTKRIIPCLDVKDGRVVKGVSFVNLRDAGDPVEVATIYDREGADELCFLDITASHENRKTIIDVVERTAARVFMPLTVGGGVRTLDDIRTLLNAGADKVSINTTAVQQPEFVREAAQRFGTQCIVVAIDAKRAEVGGHWQVYTHGGRNATGLDAVEWAQRMAGFGAGEILLTSMDQDGRQNGYDLALTAAVSESLSIPVIASGGVGTLEHLYDGLVKGKAEAVLAASIFHYRTHTIQQAKAYLRDRGVPVRGEAA from the coding sequence ATGTTGACCAAACGCATCATTCCCTGTTTGGACGTGAAAGATGGTCGCGTCGTCAAGGGGGTCAGCTTCGTCAATTTGCGCGATGCAGGCGACCCGGTCGAGGTGGCCACCATCTATGATCGTGAAGGCGCGGATGAACTCTGTTTCCTAGACATCACGGCTTCGCACGAAAATCGGAAGACCATCATCGATGTGGTGGAGCGAACTGCCGCGCGGGTATTCATGCCCCTGACGGTCGGGGGAGGCGTGCGCACGCTGGATGACATTCGCACATTGCTGAATGCCGGGGCGGATAAGGTCAGCATCAATACCACCGCGGTGCAGCAACCGGAATTCGTTCGTGAGGCAGCCCAGCGGTTCGGTACCCAATGCATTGTAGTGGCCATCGATGCCAAGCGAGCGGAGGTCGGCGGGCATTGGCAGGTGTATACTCATGGCGGACGAAACGCGACCGGGCTTGATGCGGTTGAATGGGCGCAGCGGATGGCGGGTTTTGGAGCAGGCGAAATTTTGCTGACCAGCATGGATCAGGATGGCCGTCAGAACGGATATGATCTAGCGTTGACGGCGGCCGTGTCGGAGAGTCTGTCCATTCCGGTCATTGCCTCGGGCGGGGTAGGCACCTTGGAGCATCTCTACGACGGTTTGGTCAAAGGGAAGGCTGAGGCGGTGCTGGCCGCCTCCATTTTTCACTACCGGACCCATACGATCCAGCAGGCCAAGGCCTATTTGCGTGACCGTGGAGTTCCGGTTCGGGGGGAAGCCGCTTAG
- the ilvN gene encoding acetolactate synthase small subunit: MEHIISVTVENKFGVLSRVAGLFSGRGFNIESLSVAPTLDPSMSQMTIVTSGDERIVEQIVKQLNKLIDVIKVVDLNESEFVSRETALIKVHTKAEDRAEALRIADIFRANVIDSTPSTYTIEVTGDPKKLEAIINLLQPLGIKELIRTGRVAIAREAIRPAVSQPKKLARE, encoded by the coding sequence ATGGAACATATCATTTCAGTCACCGTTGAAAATAAATTTGGCGTCTTATCTCGCGTGGCCGGGCTGTTCAGCGGCCGCGGATTCAATATCGAAAGTCTGTCGGTCGCTCCAACCCTTGATCCGTCCATGTCCCAGATGACCATCGTCACATCAGGGGATGAACGAATCGTCGAGCAAATCGTCAAGCAGCTCAACAAACTGATCGACGTCATCAAAGTCGTGGATCTCAACGAAAGCGAATTCGTCTCGCGCGAGACGGCGTTGATCAAGGTCCATACGAAGGCAGAAGACCGGGCAGAAGCGTTGCGAATTGCGGATATCTTCCGCGCCAATGTGATTGATTCCACACCGTCGACCTATACCATCGAGGTCACGGGTGATCCGAAGAAGCTTGAGGCCATCATCAACTTGCTCCAGCCGCTCGGCATCAAGGAGCTGATCCGGACGGGGCGAGTGGCGATTGCGCGCGAGGCGATCCGGCCGGCCGTCAGCCAACCGAAGAAGCTCGCTCGAGAATAA
- a CDS encoding bifunctional phosphoribosyl-AMP cyclohydrolase/phosphoribosyl-ATP diphosphatase HisIE, whose amino-acid sequence MAFDGQGLIPAVIQDWFDGTVLMVGYMNQEALMKTLATRSVHFWSRSRRKLWEKGETSGHFLRVKDLFVDCDRDTILVKAEPVGPTCHTGERACFFSRMSEDGRAGQDKTQDAGGGILERLYQTILARKAAPQPDSYVSKLLQGNADRILKKVAEEAGEVIIAAKNQSRDEIIYETADLFFHTLLVLGYHDVTLSEVYRELGARFGKSGIRPVPEGGARG is encoded by the coding sequence ATCGCCTTTGACGGACAGGGCCTGATCCCTGCCGTGATTCAGGATTGGTTCGACGGCACCGTGCTCATGGTGGGCTACATGAATCAGGAAGCCCTCATGAAGACCTTGGCTACGCGATCCGTCCATTTTTGGAGTCGCTCTCGTCGGAAATTATGGGAAAAGGGAGAAACCTCAGGACATTTTCTGCGAGTGAAGGATCTCTTCGTCGATTGTGACCGGGATACCATTCTGGTGAAGGCAGAGCCGGTCGGGCCGACGTGCCATACTGGAGAACGCGCCTGTTTCTTTTCCAGAATGAGTGAAGATGGACGGGCGGGCCAAGACAAAACGCAGGATGCTGGTGGAGGAATTCTCGAACGGCTCTATCAAACGATTCTGGCACGGAAAGCCGCTCCGCAGCCGGACTCCTATGTCTCCAAGCTACTGCAGGGCAATGCAGATCGCATCCTGAAAAAGGTGGCGGAAGAAGCCGGTGAAGTCATTATTGCCGCCAAGAATCAGAGTCGAGACGAGATCATTTACGAGACAGCCGATCTGTTCTTTCACACCCTCCTGGTTCTCGGTTATCACGATGTCACGCTGAGCGAGGTGTATCGGGAACTTGGAGCCAGGTTCGGGAAGTCCGGGATTCGACCGGTACCGGAGGGAGGCGCGCGTGGATAA
- a CDS encoding M48 family metalloprotease — MMMECDRSSRPGTTILSNMLWLVCGMVTLLVTTGCQTNPYTGRWQLMMMPMSQEVQMGAQAYADVKSDPNMRPSTDPREIEPVKRVAARVIEAAKRSKYGEMANEFEWEVTVIKDDKTMNAFALPGGKIAVYTGIFPVAKTEAGLAAVMGHEVVHALARHGGERMSQNTLAQTTLQAIGIALGVSGANPVLSQAGMAALGVGAQVGVLLPFSRKHESEADYVGVLLAADAGYDPREAIHLWQRMGELSGGKAPSEFMSTHPSHETRIQQLEEWMAEAMPVYQSKPPAPNHELPALH; from the coding sequence ATGATGATGGAATGTGATCGAAGCAGCAGGCCGGGGACTACGATTCTGTCCAACATGTTGTGGCTGGTCTGCGGCATGGTGACCCTGTTGGTGACGACCGGTTGTCAAACCAATCCTTACACCGGCCGATGGCAGTTGATGATGATGCCGATGTCGCAAGAAGTGCAGATGGGCGCGCAGGCCTACGCCGATGTGAAAAGCGATCCCAACATGAGGCCATCAACCGATCCGCGGGAGATTGAACCGGTCAAGCGGGTAGCGGCGAGAGTGATCGAAGCCGCCAAGCGATCCAAATACGGCGAGATGGCCAACGAATTTGAATGGGAAGTCACGGTCATCAAGGACGATAAGACCATGAACGCCTTTGCGCTACCCGGCGGCAAGATCGCGGTCTATACCGGGATTTTTCCGGTGGCCAAGACCGAGGCCGGCCTTGCGGCGGTGATGGGGCATGAAGTCGTACATGCGTTAGCTCGCCATGGTGGAGAGCGGATGAGTCAGAACACACTGGCGCAGACGACCTTGCAGGCCATCGGGATTGCGCTCGGGGTGAGCGGGGCGAATCCGGTTCTCTCACAGGCGGGCATGGCGGCATTGGGAGTCGGCGCGCAGGTCGGTGTGTTACTTCCGTTCAGCCGGAAGCACGAGTCAGAAGCGGACTATGTGGGCGTTTTGCTGGCGGCGGATGCCGGCTATGATCCACGGGAGGCGATCCACTTGTGGCAGAGAATGGGCGAATTATCCGGCGGAAAAGCTCCCTCGGAGTTCATGTCCACACACCCAAGTCACGAAACCAGAATTCAACAACTAGAGGAATGGATGGCCGAGGCGATGCCGGTGTATCAGTCGAAGCCACCTGCGCCCAATCACGAGTTGCCGGCGTTGCATTAG
- a CDS encoding HIT domain-containing protein: MDNCIFCRIVDGAIPAKIVYQDDRVLAFEDVNAQAPVHVLVIPKRHMAAVQDCQDGDQALLGHLLLTCSKVAAMKNLAESGYRIVTNTGADSGQTVFHLHLHVLGGRHMAWPPG, encoded by the coding sequence GTGGATAACTGCATTTTCTGTCGTATTGTAGACGGCGCTATTCCAGCGAAAATTGTGTATCAGGACGATCGCGTGCTGGCGTTTGAGGACGTCAATGCTCAGGCCCCCGTCCATGTGCTGGTTATTCCGAAACGTCACATGGCGGCGGTTCAGGATTGCCAGGACGGTGACCAGGCGTTGCTCGGACATCTGTTGTTGACCTGTTCCAAGGTCGCAGCGATGAAGAACCTGGCGGAGTCCGGCTATCGTATTGTTACGAACACCGGAGCGGACAGCGGACAAACGGTGTTTCATCTTCACCTGCACGTCCTTGGTGGAAGGCACATGGCCTGGCCTCCAGGGTAA
- the rnhC gene encoding ribonuclease HIII: MPTTATLSSLNRIGIDESGKGDYFGPLVIAAVFVTPASEQDLALMQVRDSKKISDGRILDMAPDIRLVCPHSIVAIGPQRYNELYAKINNLNRLLAWGHARALENLLQQVDCDLAIADQFGDERLILNALQEKGKQIRLVQRTKAEADLAVAAASILARAEFLLRLQRLSQELHTTLPKGASPAVELAGRMVVKKYGQDRLATVAKLHFKTTKQVLTKP, translated from the coding sequence GTGCCTACCACCGCGACGCTCTCTTCACTGAATCGTATCGGCATCGACGAGTCCGGCAAAGGAGACTATTTCGGGCCGCTGGTGATCGCCGCCGTCTTCGTCACACCGGCATCGGAACAGGACCTGGCCCTCATGCAGGTCCGTGACAGCAAGAAAATCTCTGATGGACGAATTCTCGACATGGCGCCCGACATCCGCCTGGTCTGCCCTCACAGCATCGTGGCGATCGGGCCGCAGCGCTACAACGAGCTCTACGCCAAGATCAACAACCTCAATCGGCTCCTCGCCTGGGGCCATGCGCGGGCGCTGGAAAACCTGCTGCAGCAAGTCGACTGCGATCTGGCGATTGCCGACCAGTTCGGCGACGAACGATTGATACTCAATGCGCTTCAGGAGAAAGGAAAGCAGATCCGGTTGGTGCAACGCACAAAAGCGGAGGCAGACTTGGCCGTGGCGGCCGCTTCAATTCTCGCCCGCGCGGAATTTCTGCTGCGCCTCCAGCGGCTTTCGCAGGAATTGCACACCACGCTGCCCAAGGGCGCATCTCCAGCCGTGGAACTGGCAGGACGCATGGTGGTCAAGAAATACGGGCAGGACCGATTGGCTACCGTCGCGAAACTGCACTTCAAAACGACGAAGCAGGTGCTGACCAAACCCTAG
- the hisA gene encoding 1-(5-phosphoribosyl)-5-[(5-phosphoribosylamino)methylideneamino]imidazole-4-carboxamide isomerase codes for MRVIPAIDLKDGRCVRLRQGDMAAETVYSEDVPSVAKRWQEQGAALIHIVDLNGAVDGEPKNLPQIEAAMKAVSVKVQVGGGIRTIETVRTYLRAGVARVVLGTAALTDHNFLAQACREFPKRILLGLDARDGKVAVKGWTTVSETKAIDLLKELADHELGAVIYTDIARDGMLNGPNLAALGEVVECSSFPVIASGGISRVEDLLAVRGLGSRVEGAIVGKALYDGKLDYAAAVAVIGNR; via the coding sequence ATGCGTGTAATTCCGGCGATCGATCTGAAAGATGGCCGCTGTGTGCGGCTGCGACAGGGGGATATGGCAGCGGAAACCGTCTATTCCGAAGACGTGCCATCCGTCGCGAAACGCTGGCAGGAGCAGGGGGCAGCTCTCATTCACATCGTCGACCTCAACGGCGCTGTTGATGGAGAGCCGAAGAACCTCCCGCAGATCGAAGCCGCGATGAAGGCAGTGAGCGTGAAAGTGCAGGTTGGGGGCGGGATCCGCACGATTGAGACGGTTCGAACATATCTCCGGGCGGGAGTGGCGAGAGTTGTCCTGGGGACGGCTGCCCTGACGGATCACAACTTTTTGGCGCAGGCCTGTCGCGAGTTTCCCAAGCGTATTTTGCTGGGCCTTGATGCCCGAGACGGCAAGGTCGCGGTGAAGGGCTGGACGACGGTGTCCGAGACCAAAGCCATAGATCTCCTCAAGGAACTTGCCGACCATGAACTCGGTGCAGTGATCTACACCGACATTGCGCGCGATGGGATGCTGAATGGCCCAAACCTTGCGGCGTTGGGAGAAGTTGTCGAATGTTCGTCTTTTCCCGTCATCGCGTCCGGCGGTATCAGCAGGGTCGAGGATTTGCTGGCGGTCCGTGGGCTCGGCTCTCGGGTGGAAGGCGCCATTGTGGGCAAAGCGCTGTATGACGGCAAATTGGACTATGCGGCGGCGGTTGCCGTCATCGGGAATCGTTGA